A window of the Streptomyces sp. JB150 genome harbors these coding sequences:
- a CDS encoding GNAT family N-acyltransferase translates to MTGVSTLDRPPQPAAPTRYTVTLARDEDDVRAAQRLRHDVFAGEMGALLTSPQPGLDIDAFDAYCDHLLVREEFTGQVVGTYRLLPPERAAVAGRLYSDGEFDLAPLDAIRPGLVEVGRSCVHPGHRDGAVIGLIWAGIARYMTDRGHEWLAGCCSIPLTDGGALAAATWDRVRERHLAPEQYRVRPLLPWTADGVARPAGRTELPPLLRGYLRLGAWVCGQAALDADFGVADLYVLLSMRRVHPRYLRHFLSLVPA, encoded by the coding sequence ATGACCGGTGTGTCCACGCTCGACCGCCCCCCGCAGCCCGCGGCGCCCACCCGCTACACCGTGACGCTCGCCCGGGACGAGGACGACGTGCGGGCCGCGCAGCGGCTGCGGCACGACGTCTTCGCGGGCGAGATGGGCGCCCTGCTGACCAGCCCGCAGCCGGGGCTCGACATCGACGCCTTCGACGCGTACTGCGACCACCTGCTGGTGCGCGAGGAGTTCACCGGACAGGTCGTCGGCACCTACCGGCTGCTGCCGCCCGAACGGGCCGCGGTGGCCGGGCGGCTGTACTCGGACGGCGAGTTCGACCTCGCCCCGCTCGACGCGATCCGGCCCGGCCTGGTCGAGGTCGGCCGCTCCTGCGTCCACCCCGGCCACCGGGACGGCGCGGTGATCGGCCTCATCTGGGCCGGCATCGCCCGCTACATGACCGACCGGGGCCACGAGTGGCTGGCGGGCTGCTGCTCCATCCCGCTCACCGACGGCGGCGCCCTCGCGGCGGCCACCTGGGACCGGGTGCGCGAGCGACACCTCGCCCCCGAGCAGTACCGGGTACGCCCCCTGCTGCCCTGGACGGCCGACGGCGTGGCCCGGCCGGCCGGCCGCACCGAGCTGCCGCCGCTGCTGCGCGGCTACCTCCGCCTCGGCGCCTGGGTGTGCGGGCAAGCCGCGCTCGACGCGGACTTCGGCGTCGCCGACCTGTACGTGCTGCTGTCGATGCGCCGGGTCCACCCGCGCTACCTGCGGCACTTCCTCTCCCTCGTCCCGGCCTGA
- a CDS encoding succinate dehydrogenase produces the protein MARTIWDSTVGKKTVMAVSGVIMLLYLVAHVIGNLKIFFGPEEFNRYGHWLRTVGEPFMHYEWTLWLIRVVLLAAVVAHAVSAYQLSRRDIKARPSKYVHRKPRASYATRTMRWGGIILGLFIVWHVLDLTTGHTHPGGFQEGRPYENVVDTFSTWYGNVVYIVAMLALGLHIRHGFWSAAQTLGVSSRTRDRALKTIANVLALLLTAGFIAVPVGVMTGVVS, from the coding sequence ATGGCACGCACGATCTGGGACAGCACCGTCGGCAAGAAGACAGTGATGGCCGTCAGCGGCGTGATCATGCTGCTGTACCTGGTCGCCCACGTGATCGGCAACCTGAAGATCTTCTTCGGTCCGGAGGAGTTCAACCGCTACGGGCACTGGCTGCGCACGGTCGGCGAGCCGTTCATGCACTACGAGTGGACGCTGTGGCTGATCCGCGTCGTCCTGCTCGCCGCGGTCGTCGCGCACGCCGTCTCCGCGTACCAGCTCAGCCGCCGCGACATCAAGGCGCGCCCCAGCAAGTACGTGCACCGGAAGCCGCGCGCCTCTTACGCCACGCGCACCATGCGCTGGGGCGGGATCATCCTCGGCCTGTTCATCGTCTGGCACGTCCTGGACCTGACCACCGGCCACACCCACCCGGGCGGCTTCCAGGAGGGCCGGCCCTACGAGAACGTCGTCGACACCTTCTCCACCTGGTACGGCAACGTCGTCTACATCGTCGCGATGCTCGCCCTCGGCCTGCACATCCGGCACGGCTTCTGGAGCGCCGCGCAGACCCTGGGCGTCTCCAGCCGCACCCGCGACCGCGCCCTGAAGACCATCGCCAACGTCCTCGCGCTGCTGCTCACGGCCGGTTTCATCGCCGTACCCGTGGGCGTCATGACCGGAGTGGTGAGCTGA
- a CDS encoding bifunctional diguanylate cyclase/phosphodiesterase, which yields MSAEPDGPEDRLRRFATIWSRAVFPVTVTSLTRPEFEARLLPLARRLSEALRARAFDAAEGRAVGAALVAAHCTDPEALSRTLDCVDAYLVLYCGEGGNQEDLRARSSRLQHAMAAGFAQALRERTLAEQESIAQAALRAQGVVAQALHASEARFRAVFEGAAIGIGIADLDGNILEVNGALQRMFGGGEQNVRGRNVRDWTHAEDAPQVWRLYEELVRGEREHYHVEKAFYRPDGTVLWTNLTVSLLRDADGNPQYQLALMEDTTERRLLNLRLRYEATHDALTGLPNRTLFFERLEKALNAGPGQRFGLCYLDLDGFKTINDSLGHAAGDRLLVEVADRLQACATAPGEMVARLGGDEFVALTTGPDTQREVDELASRIMNALVAPVRIDGRELTVRGSIGIVEGPAGERSAAEVLRSADITMYRAKSAGGNRFELADAEADARAITRHGLTTALPAALERGEFFIEYQPLVHLDDGSVRGAEALVRWLHPQHGVLGPDRFIPLAEHTGLIVPLGRWVLEQSVRQAKEWRERYAGTTTAPLRINVNLSPCQLTHPGLVQDTVDILEAAGITPDALCLEVTESALIGADDDLLKPLRRLAEMGVDIALDDFGTGYSNLANLRRLPVSILKLDRSFTQSMQRFPADPVDLKIVEGIVSLAHSLDLTVTVEGVETAAQAEQLRILGCDTAQGWYYARPGPPERLHELAMADATG from the coding sequence GTGAGCGCGGAGCCGGACGGGCCGGAGGACAGACTGCGCCGGTTCGCGACGATCTGGAGCCGGGCGGTCTTCCCGGTGACCGTCACGTCCCTGACCCGGCCGGAGTTCGAGGCGCGGCTGCTGCCGCTCGCCCGGCGGCTGAGCGAGGCGCTGCGGGCCCGCGCCTTCGACGCCGCCGAGGGCCGGGCCGTCGGCGCCGCGCTCGTCGCCGCGCACTGCACCGACCCGGAAGCGCTCAGCCGCACCCTGGACTGCGTGGACGCCTACCTGGTGCTCTACTGCGGCGAGGGCGGCAACCAGGAGGACCTGCGGGCGCGTTCGTCCCGCCTCCAGCACGCGATGGCCGCCGGGTTCGCCCAGGCACTGCGCGAACGCACCCTCGCCGAGCAGGAGTCCATCGCCCAGGCCGCGCTGCGCGCCCAGGGAGTGGTCGCCCAGGCGCTGCACGCCAGCGAGGCACGTTTCCGCGCGGTGTTCGAGGGCGCCGCCATAGGGATCGGCATCGCCGACCTGGACGGCAACATCCTGGAGGTCAACGGCGCCCTGCAGCGGATGTTCGGCGGCGGCGAGCAGAACGTGCGCGGCCGCAACGTCCGCGACTGGACGCACGCCGAGGACGCGCCCCAGGTGTGGCGGCTCTACGAGGAGCTGGTGCGCGGCGAACGCGAGCACTACCACGTGGAGAAGGCCTTCTACCGGCCCGACGGAACGGTCCTGTGGACCAACCTCACCGTTTCCCTGCTGCGCGACGCCGACGGCAATCCCCAGTACCAGCTGGCCCTCATGGAGGACACCACCGAGCGCCGGCTGCTGAACCTGCGGCTGCGCTACGAGGCCACCCACGACGCCCTCACCGGCCTGCCCAACCGGACCCTGTTCTTCGAGCGCCTGGAGAAGGCCCTCAACGCGGGCCCCGGCCAGCGCTTCGGGCTGTGCTACCTCGACCTGGACGGCTTCAAGACCATCAACGACAGCCTGGGCCACGCGGCCGGCGACCGGCTGCTCGTCGAGGTCGCCGACCGCCTCCAGGCCTGCGCCACGGCGCCCGGCGAGATGGTCGCCCGGCTCGGCGGCGACGAGTTCGTGGCGCTGACCACCGGGCCCGACACCCAGCGCGAGGTCGACGAGCTGGCGTCCCGGATCATGAACGCGCTGGTCGCCCCGGTCCGGATCGACGGCCGGGAGCTGACCGTGCGCGGCTCCATCGGCATCGTCGAGGGCCCGGCGGGGGAGCGCAGCGCGGCGGAGGTGCTGCGCAGCGCCGACATCACCATGTACCGGGCAAAGTCGGCGGGCGGCAACCGCTTCGAGCTGGCCGACGCCGAGGCCGACGCCCGCGCGATCACCCGGCACGGCCTCACCACCGCACTGCCGGCCGCCCTGGAGCGCGGCGAGTTCTTCATCGAGTACCAGCCGCTGGTCCACCTCGACGACGGCAGCGTACGCGGCGCGGAGGCGCTGGTGCGGTGGCTGCACCCGCAGCACGGGGTGCTCGGTCCCGACCGGTTCATCCCGCTCGCCGAGCACACCGGCCTCATCGTCCCGCTGGGCCGCTGGGTCCTGGAGCAGTCGGTCCGCCAGGCCAAGGAATGGCGCGAACGCTACGCCGGCACCACCACCGCCCCGCTGCGCATCAACGTCAACCTCTCCCCCTGCCAGCTCACGCACCCCGGCCTGGTGCAGGACACCGTCGACATCCTGGAGGCGGCCGGCATCACCCCCGACGCGCTCTGTCTGGAGGTCACCGAGTCCGCCCTCATCGGGGCCGACGACGACCTCCTCAAGCCGCTGCGGCGGCTCGCCGAGATGGGCGTCGACATCGCCCTGGACGACTTCGGCACGGGCTACTCCAACCTCGCCAACCTGCGCCGCCTCCCGGTGAGCATCCTCAAGCTGGACCGCTCCTTCACCCAGAGCATGCAGCGCTTCCCGGCCGACCCCGTCGACCTCAAGATCGTGGAGGGCATCGTCTCCCTCGCCCACAGCCTGGACCTCACGGTCACGGTCGAGGGCGTCGAGACGGCCGCCCAGGCGGAGCAGCTGCGCATACTCGGCTGCGACACGGCACAGGGGTGGTACTACGCCCGTCCCGGCCCGCCGGAGCGCCTGCACGAACTGGCGATGGCGGACGCGACGGGCTGA
- a CDS encoding SAM-dependent methyltransferase, translated as MERPAWAPRSIDISVPSVSRIYDYYLGGSHNFEVDREAARRAMEFLPGLPKIMQANRAFMRRAVRYAVDQGVTQFLDIGSGIPTFGNVHEVAQAASPGARVVYVDHDPVAVAHSQAVLEGNESADVVAADLLKPQDILTSPQVSRLLDLDRPVALLLVAILHFVEDADDPYGAVAQLSDALAPGSLLVLTHASYEGIPLPAERAGGAVDVYKDIRNPLIMRSREEIARFFEGYDMVEPGLVPMPHWRPDTAPEDEDPYAFSGFAGVGRTA; from the coding sequence ATGGAGCGTCCCGCCTGGGCCCCACGGAGCATCGACATCTCGGTGCCGAGCGTTTCGCGAATCTACGACTACTACCTGGGCGGTTCGCACAACTTCGAGGTCGACCGGGAAGCGGCCCGCAGGGCCATGGAGTTCCTGCCGGGACTCCCCAAGATCATGCAGGCCAACCGCGCCTTCATGCGCCGCGCGGTGCGCTACGCCGTGGACCAGGGCGTCACCCAGTTCCTGGACATCGGCTCCGGCATCCCGACCTTCGGCAACGTCCACGAGGTCGCCCAGGCGGCCAGTCCCGGCGCCCGCGTCGTCTACGTCGACCACGATCCGGTGGCCGTCGCGCACAGCCAGGCGGTGCTGGAGGGCAACGAGAGCGCGGACGTCGTCGCCGCGGACCTGCTCAAGCCGCAGGACATCCTGACCAGCCCGCAGGTCTCCCGGCTGCTGGACCTCGACCGCCCGGTGGCCCTCCTCCTCGTTGCGATACTCCACTTCGTGGAGGACGCGGACGACCCGTACGGCGCGGTGGCTCAGTTGAGCGACGCACTGGCGCCCGGCAGCCTGCTGGTGCTCACCCATGCCTCGTACGAGGGAATCCCCCTGCCGGCGGAGCGGGCCGGGGGCGCGGTGGACGTATACAAGGACATTCGCAACCCGCTGATCATGCGCTCGCGCGAGGAGATCGCGCGGTTCTTCGAGGGGTACGACATGGTGGAACCCGGACTGGTGCCGATGCCGCACTGGCGGCCGGACACCGCACCGGAGGACGAGGACCCGTATGCCTTCTCCGGTTTCGCCGGCGTGGGGCGTACGGCGTGA
- a CDS encoding LysR substrate-binding domain-containing protein produces MQFQQLQYFVAVAETRHFTRAAELVHVAQPSLSQQIKALERELGADLFLRARGNITLTDAGEALLPLARRILADADTARHEVQELVQLRRGRVRLGATPSLCTGLLPDVLRAFHDRYPGIRLLIEEGGSHDLVRHLARGALDLALVVLPLPTPSPALTTVELLREDLVVVSSPEAPRPGGGRRTVRIADLEGERLVMFRHGYDLRELTVAACRAEGFEPDFAVEGGEMDAVLGFVRAGLGVAVVPRMVAARSGRGLRVTPLARPGLHRVIALAHRSDVAPPRAARELQRMLLER; encoded by the coding sequence ATGCAGTTCCAGCAGCTCCAGTACTTCGTGGCCGTCGCCGAGACCCGGCACTTCACCCGGGCCGCCGAACTCGTGCACGTGGCACAGCCGTCGCTGTCGCAGCAGATCAAGGCGCTGGAGCGGGAGCTGGGCGCGGACCTGTTCCTGCGGGCGCGCGGCAACATCACGCTGACCGACGCCGGGGAGGCGCTGCTGCCGCTGGCGCGGCGGATCCTCGCCGACGCGGACACCGCGCGGCACGAGGTGCAGGAACTGGTGCAGCTGCGGCGCGGGCGGGTCCGGCTGGGTGCGACGCCGAGCCTGTGCACGGGGCTGCTGCCGGACGTGCTGCGCGCCTTCCACGACCGCTACCCGGGCATCCGGCTGCTGATCGAGGAGGGCGGCTCCCACGACCTCGTACGGCATCTCGCGCGCGGCGCGCTCGACCTGGCGCTGGTGGTGCTGCCCCTGCCGACGCCCTCACCGGCGCTGACCACGGTGGAGCTGCTGCGCGAGGACCTGGTCGTCGTCTCCTCGCCGGAGGCGCCCCGGCCCGGCGGCGGGCGGCGCACCGTGCGGATCGCCGATCTGGAGGGTGAACGGCTGGTGATGTTCCGGCACGGGTACGACCTGCGGGAGCTGACCGTGGCCGCGTGCCGCGCCGAGGGCTTCGAGCCGGACTTCGCGGTGGAGGGCGGGGAGATGGACGCGGTGCTGGGGTTCGTGCGGGCGGGGCTGGGGGTCGCCGTCGTCCCGCGGATGGTCGCGGCGCGGTCCGGGCGGGGGCTGCGGGTGACTCCGCTGGCGCGGCCGGGGTTGCATCGGGTGATCGCGCTGGCCCACCGCAGCGATGTGGCTCCGCCTCGGGCTGCACGGGAGTTGCAGCGGATGTTGCTGGAGCGGTGA
- a CDS encoding succinate dehydrogenase/fumarate reductase iron-sulfur subunit, with the protein MKLTLRVWRQKNADADGAMSTYEVDGISPDMSFLEMLDTLNEELILKGEDPVAFDHDCREGICGACSLVINGDAHGPERTTTCQLHMRSFKDGDTIDIEPWRAAAFPVIKDLVVDRSAFDRIIQAGGYITAPTGSAPEAHATPVPKPDADHAFEHAECIGCGACVAACPNGAAMLFTSAKVNHLNVLPQGAPERETRVLDMVAQMDEEGFGGCTLTGECATACPKGIPLMSITRMNKEWLRATRKVKR; encoded by the coding sequence ATGAAGCTCACCCTGCGCGTCTGGCGCCAGAAGAACGCCGACGCCGACGGCGCCATGTCCACGTACGAGGTGGACGGCATCTCGCCCGACATGTCGTTCCTGGAGATGCTGGACACCCTCAACGAGGAACTCATCCTCAAGGGCGAGGACCCCGTCGCCTTCGACCACGACTGCCGCGAGGGCATCTGCGGCGCCTGCTCACTGGTCATCAACGGGGACGCGCACGGACCCGAGCGCACCACCACCTGCCAGCTGCACATGCGGTCCTTCAAGGACGGCGACACCATCGACATCGAGCCGTGGCGGGCGGCGGCCTTCCCGGTCATCAAGGACCTGGTCGTGGACCGGTCCGCGTTCGACCGGATCATCCAGGCCGGCGGGTACATCACCGCGCCGACCGGCTCCGCCCCGGAGGCGCACGCCACTCCGGTGCCGAAACCGGACGCCGACCACGCCTTCGAGCACGCCGAGTGCATCGGCTGCGGCGCGTGCGTCGCCGCCTGCCCCAACGGCGCGGCGATGCTGTTCACCTCCGCCAAGGTCAACCACCTCAACGTGCTGCCGCAGGGAGCGCCCGAGCGGGAGACGCGGGTGCTCGACATGGTGGCGCAGATGGACGAGGAGGGGTTCGGCGGGTGCACGCTGACCGGCGAGTGCGCGACCGCCTGCCCGAAGGGCATCCCGCTGATGTCGATCACCCGCATGAACAAGGAGTGGCTGCGGGCCACCCGGAAGGTGAAGCGGTGA
- a CDS encoding lysophospholipid acyltransferase family protein, which yields MSAWLPGAPCTPRACVPAPGGAAAAPRAVLRLTAVAVLLLAGVALSPLGGRLPAGLVRHWCRALVRAAGVRVRISGAAPPDGGVLLVANHISWLDIPLLAAVRPARMLAKTEIRRWPVAGALAARGGALFIDRDRLRALPGTVARIAAALRSGAAVGVFPEGSTWCGRAQGEFRRAVFQAALDAGAPVQPVRLRYRLADGSPGTAAAFVGNDSLLASLWRVATARHLIAEVDVRPLIPPGTHPDRRSLAHAAQPARTPEPRWTHAALVA from the coding sequence ATGAGCGCCTGGCTGCCCGGCGCCCCCTGCACCCCGCGCGCCTGCGTCCCGGCCCCCGGCGGCGCCGCGGCCGCGCCCCGCGCCGTGCTGCGGCTCACGGCGGTCGCGGTGCTGCTCCTGGCCGGCGTCGCGCTGTCCCCGCTGGGCGGGCGCCTCCCGGCCGGCCTGGTACGACACTGGTGCCGGGCGCTCGTACGGGCCGCGGGGGTGCGGGTCAGGATCAGCGGGGCCGCGCCGCCCGACGGCGGGGTGCTGCTGGTCGCCAACCACATCTCCTGGCTGGACATCCCGCTGCTGGCCGCCGTCCGCCCCGCCCGGATGCTCGCCAAGACCGAGATACGGCGGTGGCCGGTCGCCGGAGCGCTGGCCGCGCGCGGCGGGGCGCTGTTCATCGACCGGGACCGGCTGCGCGCCCTGCCCGGGACGGTGGCCCGGATCGCCGCGGCCCTGCGCTCCGGCGCGGCGGTCGGCGTGTTCCCCGAGGGCAGCACCTGGTGCGGGCGCGCCCAGGGCGAGTTCCGGCGCGCCGTGTTCCAGGCCGCGCTGGACGCGGGCGCGCCCGTCCAGCCGGTGCGGCTGCGCTACCGCCTCGCCGACGGCTCGCCCGGCACCGCCGCCGCGTTCGTCGGCAACGACTCCCTCCTCGCGTCGCTGTGGCGCGTCGCGACGGCCCGGCACCTGATCGCCGAGGTCGACGTACGCCCCCTCATCCCGCCCGGCACCCACCCCGACCGCCGCTCCCTGGCCCACGCCGCCCAGCCGGCCCGCACTCCGGAGCCGCGCTGGACCCACGCGGCGCTGGTGGCGTGA
- a CDS encoding ester cyclase, whose protein sequence is MDNTEMRRLFEAHRAAEAARDIDGILATFVTDCFLETKALGLRSQGRDAVRAAYRSQYFTAFPDLAPEDEGVTFGDDVLAVWGTLRGTSQGDWLGVPPGGGTFAVPFANVVPFRDGLMAGESLYFDLATLCDQAHIPLSHIRQAASHHR, encoded by the coding sequence ATGGACAACACCGAGATGCGCCGCCTCTTCGAGGCGCACCGCGCGGCGGAGGCGGCCCGGGACATCGACGGCATCCTCGCCACCTTCGTCACCGACTGCTTCCTGGAGACGAAGGCGCTGGGCCTGCGCAGCCAGGGCAGGGACGCGGTGCGCGCCGCCTACCGGTCGCAGTACTTCACCGCGTTCCCCGACCTCGCCCCCGAGGACGAGGGCGTCACCTTCGGCGACGACGTCCTCGCCGTCTGGGGCACCCTGCGCGGCACCAGCCAGGGCGACTGGCTGGGCGTACCCCCCGGCGGCGGCACCTTCGCGGTCCCCTTCGCGAATGTCGTCCCCTTCCGCGACGGCCTCATGGCCGGCGAGTCGCTCTACTTCGACCTGGCCACCCTCTGCGACCAGGCACACATCCCCCTGTCACACATCCGCCAGGCAGCATCCCACCATCGCTAA
- a CDS encoding fumarate reductase/succinate dehydrogenase flavoprotein subunit, with amino-acid sequence MTDYTDYTTGAPVVDTKAPSGPIHERWDKRRFEAKLVNPANRRKHTVIVVGTGLAGGSAGATLAEQGYRVVQFCYQDSPRRAHSIAAQGGINAAKNYRNDGDSVHRLFYDTVKGGDFRARESNVHRLAQISVEIIDQCVAQGVPFAREYGGLLDTRSFGGVQVSRTFYARGQTGQQLLLGAYQALSRQIAAGNVEMHPRTEMLDLVVVDGRARGIVARDLVTGKIDTYFADAVVLATGGYGNVFYLSTNAMNSNATAIWRAHRRGAYFANPCFTQIHPTCIPRTGDHQSKLTLMSESLRNDGRIWVPKAKGDTRPPNDIPEDERDYYLERIYPSFGNLVPRDIASRAAKNVCDEGRGVGPGGQGVYLDFADAIRRMGRKAVEAKYGNLFDMYQRITDEDPYEVPMRIYPAVHYTMGGLWVDYDLQTTIPGLFAIGEANFSDHGANRLGASALMQGLADGYFVLPATLTDYLARNPRTEEITPDHPVVQDVVAETEHRLHLLLSVDGDRTPDSFHRELGELMWEFCGMARTDAGLRKALERIPQIREEFWRRIKVPGTGEEFNQSLEKANRIVDYLELAELMCLDALHRTESCGGHFREESQTPDGEAARKDDAFSYAAAWEFTGTGRAPVLHKEDLVFEYVHPTQRSYA; translated from the coding sequence ATGACCGACTACACCGACTACACGACCGGCGCGCCCGTCGTCGACACCAAGGCCCCGTCCGGGCCGATCCACGAGCGCTGGGACAAGCGCCGTTTCGAGGCCAAGCTGGTCAACCCCGCCAACCGCCGCAAGCACACGGTGATCGTCGTGGGCACCGGCCTCGCCGGCGGCTCGGCCGGCGCCACCCTCGCCGAACAGGGCTACCGCGTCGTCCAGTTCTGCTACCAGGACTCCCCGCGCCGCGCCCACTCCATCGCCGCGCAAGGCGGCATCAACGCGGCGAAGAACTACCGCAACGACGGCGACTCCGTCCACCGCCTCTTCTACGACACCGTCAAGGGCGGCGACTTCCGCGCCCGCGAGTCCAACGTGCACCGCCTCGCCCAGATCTCCGTCGAGATCATCGACCAGTGCGTGGCCCAGGGCGTGCCGTTCGCCCGTGAGTACGGCGGCCTGCTCGACACCCGTTCCTTCGGCGGCGTCCAGGTCTCGCGGACCTTCTACGCCCGCGGCCAGACGGGCCAGCAGCTCCTCCTCGGCGCCTACCAGGCGCTGAGCCGGCAGATCGCGGCGGGCAACGTCGAGATGCACCCGCGCACCGAGATGCTGGACCTGGTCGTCGTGGACGGGCGGGCGCGCGGCATCGTCGCCCGCGACCTGGTCACCGGGAAGATCGACACGTACTTCGCGGACGCCGTCGTCCTCGCCACCGGCGGCTACGGCAACGTCTTCTACCTGTCGACCAACGCCATGAACTCCAACGCGACCGCCATCTGGCGGGCGCACCGGCGCGGCGCGTACTTCGCCAACCCCTGCTTCACCCAGATCCACCCCACCTGCATCCCGCGCACCGGCGACCACCAGTCGAAGCTGACCCTGATGAGCGAGTCGCTGCGCAACGACGGCCGCATCTGGGTGCCCAAGGCCAAGGGCGACACCCGGCCGCCGAACGACATCCCCGAGGACGAGCGCGACTACTACCTGGAGCGCATCTACCCGTCCTTCGGCAACCTCGTCCCGCGCGACATCGCCTCCCGCGCCGCGAAGAACGTCTGCGACGAGGGCCGCGGTGTGGGCCCCGGCGGGCAGGGCGTCTACCTCGACTTCGCCGACGCCATCCGGCGCATGGGCCGCAAGGCGGTCGAGGCCAAGTACGGCAACCTCTTCGACATGTACCAGCGGATCACCGACGAGGATCCGTACGAGGTGCCGATGCGGATCTACCCGGCCGTGCACTACACGATGGGCGGCCTGTGGGTCGACTACGACCTCCAGACCACCATCCCCGGCCTGTTCGCGATCGGCGAGGCCAACTTCTCCGACCACGGCGCCAACCGCCTCGGCGCCTCCGCGCTGATGCAGGGCCTCGCCGACGGCTACTTCGTGCTGCCGGCCACCCTCACCGACTACCTCGCCCGCAACCCGCGCACCGAGGAGATCACCCCGGACCACCCCGTGGTCCAGGACGTGGTGGCCGAGACCGAGCACCGCCTCCACCTGCTGCTCTCCGTCGACGGCGACCGCACCCCCGACTCCTTCCACCGCGAACTCGGCGAACTCATGTGGGAGTTCTGCGGCATGGCCCGCACCGACGCCGGACTGCGCAAGGCACTGGAACGCATCCCGCAGATCCGCGAGGAGTTCTGGCGGCGGATCAAGGTGCCCGGCACCGGCGAGGAGTTCAACCAGTCGCTGGAGAAGGCCAACCGCATCGTCGACTACCTGGAGCTCGCCGAGCTGATGTGCCTCGACGCGCTGCACCGCACCGAGTCCTGCGGCGGCCACTTCCGCGAGGAGTCCCAGACCCCGGACGGCGAGGCCGCCCGCAAGGACGACGCGTTCTCCTACGCCGCCGCCTGGGAGTTCACCGGCACCGGCCGGGCGCCCGTCCTGCACAAGGAAGACCTGGTCTTCGAGTACGTCCACCCCACCCAGCGGAGCTACGCATGA